The Polyangium aurulentum genomic interval GCCGCCGGTGCCGCGCCCCGTCGCCTTGCCGTTCTTCGCGGGTCCGCGGGAAGCCTTGCCTCCGCCGGCGGTGCGCGCCTGGGCGGCGGCCTCGACGTCCTCGCCCGACATCTCGCCCTTGAGCATGCGGATCTGATCGCGCAGGCGAGCGGCCTTCTCGAATTCGAGGCTCTCGGCGGCGGCGAACATCTCTTGCCGGAGCGCTTCGAGCCTCTCGGCGGCGTCCATCGCCGGGTCGGCGGGCCCCTTGGCGTTCGCGGCGTTGCGGCCCTTGGGGACGGCGTAGTAGTCGCGTCCGCCCGAGGTCGGGGACAGGTCGAGGATCGCCTTGGTGACCGTGGCGGGCGTGATGTTGTGCTCGATGTTGTACGCCTCTTGCCGCTCGCGCCTGCGGTTGGTCTCCTGGATCGCGCGGCGCATCGCCTCGGTCTCGCGATCGGCGTACATGACGACCTCGCCTCGCACGTTGCGTGCGGCGCGGCCGATTGTCTGGATCAAGGAGCGCGGGCTGCGCAGGAAGCCCTCCTTGTCGGCGTCGAGGATGGCCACGAGCGACACCTCGGGCAGGTCGAGGCCCTCGCGCAGGAGGTTGATGCCGACGAGCACGTCGAACTCGCCGAGGCGCAGATCGCGCAGGATCTCGATGCGCTGCAGCGTGTCGATGTCCGAGTGCAGGTAGCGCACGCGCACGCCGAGCTCGGTGTAGTACTCGGTCAGATCCTCGGCCATGCGCTTGGTCAGGGTGGTGACGAGCACGCGCTCGTTGCAATTGACGCGCTCGCGGATGCGCTCGAGCAGGTCGTCGACCTGGCCCGTCACGGGGCGCACCTGGATCTGCGGGTCGATGAGGCCCGTCGGGCGGATGATCTGCTCGACGACGACGCCGCCGGTCTTGTCGAGTTCGTAGTCGCCGGGCGTGGCGCTGACGAAGAGGACCTTGTTGTAGTGCTCCTCGAACTCGTCGAACTTGAGCGGCCGGTTGTCGAGCGCAGACGGCAGGCGGAAGCCGTACTCGACGAGCGTCTCCTTGCGCGCCCGATCGCCCCGGTACATCGCGCCGACCTGCGGGACGGTCTGGTGCGACTCGTCGATGATCATCAAGAAGTCTTTGGGGAAGTAGTCGATCAAGGTCGGCGGCGGATCGCCCGCTTTACGGCCCGACAGGTGGCGCGAGTAGTTCTCGATGCCGTTGCAGAAGCCCATCTGCTCGAGCATCTCGAGGTCGTACATCGTGCGCTGCTCGATGCGCTGCTTCTCGAGGAAGCGCCCGGCCTTGTCGTAGAAATCGATGCGGTCGCGCAGCTCCTCGCGGATCGCGGCCATCGCGGCGCGCAGCTGCTGCTGCTCGGTCACGTAGTGCGAGCCGGGGT includes:
- the uvrB gene encoding excinuclease ABC subunit UvrB → MSRPFELVSGFSPCGDQPRAIEEICESFSRGDKFQCLLGVTGSGKTFTSAKVIERLQKPTLMLAPNKTLAAQLYGEMRELFPNNAVHYFVSYYDYYQPEAYVPASDTFIEKDSIINDAIDRMRHAATHALLSRPDVLIVASVSCIYGIGSAESYHGLLIKLERGVEMRRDELLRRLVDIQYDRNDIDFHRGTFRVRGDVVEIFPAYEENIAIRVEFFGDEVEAIKEVDPVRGKVLGTLDRIAIYPGSHYVTEQQQLRAAMAAIREELRDRIDFYDKAGRFLEKQRIEQRTMYDLEMLEQMGFCNGIENYSRHLSGRKAGDPPPTLIDYFPKDFLMIIDESHQTVPQVGAMYRGDRARKETLVEYGFRLPSALDNRPLKFDEFEEHYNKVLFVSATPGDYELDKTGGVVVEQIIRPTGLIDPQIQVRPVTGQVDDLLERIRERVNCNERVLVTTLTKRMAEDLTEYYTELGVRVRYLHSDIDTLQRIEILRDLRLGEFDVLVGINLLREGLDLPEVSLVAILDADKEGFLRSPRSLIQTIGRAARNVRGEVVMYADRETEAMRRAIQETNRRRERQEAYNIEHNITPATVTKAILDLSPTSGGRDYYAVPKGRNAANAKGPADPAMDAAERLEALRQEMFAAAESLEFEKAARLRDQIRMLKGEMSGEDVEAAAQARTAGGGKASRGPAKNGKATGRGTGGGGTKRSSSSSSSSSSRSASGGRGRTR